One Deltaproteobacteria bacterium DNA window includes the following coding sequences:
- a CDS encoding peroxiredoxin, translating into MPRLKPNESAPEFSLPADTGSPISLTSLKGRRVVLYFYPKDDTPGCTKQACEFRDLAGQFDRRNTVVLGISGDDLKSHELFKRKNKLNFPLLTDEDYKVHKLYGAWGEITRPTGKKMGVVRTTVVIDDQGKVLYWEKGVNPVGNASKVLQLLL; encoded by the coding sequence ATGCCACGTCTTAAACCCAATGAGAGTGCCCCTGAGTTTTCGCTTCCTGCTGATACAGGCAGCCCTATTTCGCTCACCAGCCTTAAGGGTCGAAGAGTCGTCCTCTATTTTTATCCCAAGGATGACACGCCTGGTTGTACAAAACAGGCGTGTGAATTCCGCGACCTCGCCGGCCAGTTTGATCGCCGCAACACCGTTGTTCTCGGTATCAGCGGGGATGATCTGAAGAGTCATGAGCTGTTTAAAAGAAAAAACAAACTCAATTTTCCCCTTTTAACCGATGAAGATTATAAGGTGCACAAACTCTATGGGGCTTGGGGAGAGATCACACGCCCCACCGGCAAAAAAATGGGGGTTGTTCGCACGACCGTCGTGATCGATGATCAGGGCAAGGTTCTTTATTGGGAAAAGGGGGTCAATCCTGTCGGTAATGCCAGCAAGGTGTTGCAGCTTCTGTTATGA
- the folE gene encoding GTP cyclohydrolase I FolE, whose amino-acid sequence MKQKNQVISLASRDPLAEIVQKMLSEIGEDPGREGLLKTPLRVAKAFRFLTQGYQQEIKEILNGAIFSEDHEEMVTMKDIAIYSLCEHHLLPFFGKCHVAYIPRKKIIGISKIVRLVDIFARRLQVQERMTKQIADTLQQTLDPLGVAVVIEAEHLCMQMRGVQKRGSVVITSSMLGAFRAHQATREEFMNLIRS is encoded by the coding sequence ATGAAACAAAAAAATCAGGTTATTTCTTTAGCCTCCAGAGATCCTTTGGCGGAGATCGTACAGAAAATGCTTTCTGAAATTGGAGAGGATCCTGGAAGGGAAGGGTTGCTCAAAACTCCTCTTCGGGTTGCGAAGGCGTTTCGTTTTCTGACTCAAGGGTATCAACAAGAGATTAAAGAGATCCTGAACGGCGCTATTTTCTCGGAAGACCATGAAGAGATGGTCACGATGAAGGATATCGCAATTTATTCGCTTTGTGAGCATCACCTCTTGCCTTTTTTTGGGAAATGTCATGTCGCCTATATCCCGAGAAAGAAGATCATCGGGATCAGCAAGATTGTTCGACTCGTCGATATTTTTGCGAGAAGGCTGCAAGTTCAGGAAAGGATGACGAAGCAGATCGCCGATACCCTTCAGCAAACCTTGGATCCGTTGGGTGTTGCCGTCGTGATCGAGGCGGAACATCTCTGTATGCAGATGCGCGGGGTGCAGAAGAGGGGATCGGTTGTGATTACTTCTTCAATGCTCGGTGCCTTCCGCGCGCATCAGGCGACTCGCGAAGAATTCATGAATTTGATCCGGTCGTAG
- a CDS encoding tRNA (guanine-N7)-methyltransferase, whose product MSMILEIGPGRGDFLIYLARERPTEKITAIEYKRKRYEKLLQRTSSFPNIELHFGDARLVLPEFPEESIDETYILFPDPWPKRRHAKHRLFQLPFLGVLQQVLRKKGRVVIATDDESYRNQIREVFEKSTQFSLLPEIFHFPTLYAQKWEKEGKTLFSLIYEKVMV is encoded by the coding sequence ATGTCTATGATTCTTGAAATAGGACCAGGGCGCGGCGATTTTCTGATTTATCTTGCCCGTGAACGACCCACCGAAAAAATTACGGCGATCGAATATAAGCGGAAGCGATATGAAAAACTGCTTCAAAGGACCTCTTCTTTTCCAAACATTGAACTCCATTTTGGAGATGCAAGACTTGTCCTCCCTGAATTTCCGGAGGAAAGTATCGATGAGACCTATATCCTTTTCCCGGACCCTTGGCCAAAACGGCGGCATGCCAAACATCGACTTTTTCAACTCCCCTTTCTAGGGGTTCTTCAGCAAGTTCTCAGAAAAAAAGGCAGGGTTGTCATCGCGACGGATGACGAATCTTATCGAAATCAGATTAGAGAGGTTTTCGAAAAATCGACACAATTCTCCCTTTTACCAGAAATTTTCCACTTCCCTACCCTCTATGCCCAAAAGTGGGAAAAGGAAGGAAAAACCCTTTTTAGTTTGATCTATGAAAAAGTTATGGTTTAA
- the queF gene encoding NADPH-dependent 7-cyano-7-deazaguanine reductase QueF — protein sequence MPTQPSKTLETFPNPKPDRDYEIVIECPEFTSVCPKTGQPDFGKITIRYVPDKRCIELKSLKLYIWSYRNEGVFYEKVTNLILDDLVAACQPRWMEVVSEFNVRGGIGTKVVATTGSNS from the coding sequence ATGCCGACACAACCATCAAAAACCTTGGAAACCTTCCCGAACCCAAAACCGGACCGGGATTACGAGATCGTTATAGAATGCCCGGAATTTACGAGCGTCTGTCCGAAGACCGGCCAGCCCGATTTTGGAAAGATTACGATCCGGTATGTCCCGGATAAACGCTGCATCGAACTCAAGTCATTGAAACTCTACATCTGGTCGTACCGTAATGAAGGGGTTTTCTACGAAAAGGTCACGAATCTGATCCTGGACGACCTCGTCGCTGCCTGTCAGCCACGCTGGATGGAGGTGGTTAGCGAGTTTAATGTGCGTGGAGGTATTGGAACGAAAGTAGTCGCTACGACCGGATCAAATTCATGA